A genomic region of Desulfosarcina ovata subsp. ovata contains the following coding sequences:
- a CDS encoding SDR family NAD(P)-dependent oxidoreductase yields MLEIKDAVAVVTGGASGIGLAFAKYWANAGGKVVLADVSDSALNKAKADIGDQAITLVCDVTKEADTHKLAETAMGAFGKINLVAPFAGIIKDGLMLSPDRETGKVVSKMSLDQFRSVIDVNLTGVFLTVRECAEQMINNGDRGLICLISSTGSLGTAGQINYSSTKAAVSVMPKVITAEFFRRGVADRIRCVAVAPGYVATPLIEGMNEKALSRILDNVPIGRLVEPDEIASLVGELYRNEALTGDVYFIHGGLRLGSKG; encoded by the coding sequence ATGCTGGAAATTAAAGATGCGGTAGCAGTGGTTACCGGGGGGGCAAGCGGTATCGGCTTGGCTTTTGCCAAATACTGGGCCAATGCCGGTGGGAAGGTCGTGTTGGCAGATGTTTCTGACTCTGCCCTGAACAAAGCAAAGGCGGATATCGGAGATCAGGCGATTACCCTGGTGTGCGATGTCACGAAGGAAGCGGATACCCACAAGCTGGCGGAAACGGCCATGGGTGCCTTCGGCAAGATCAACCTGGTGGCGCCCTTTGCCGGCATTATAAAAGACGGATTGATGCTCTCCCCCGATCGGGAAACCGGGAAAGTGGTTTCAAAAATGTCCCTCGATCAGTTCCGCTCCGTAATCGATGTCAATTTGACGGGGGTGTTTCTCACCGTGCGTGAGTGTGCGGAACAGATGATCAACAACGGAGACCGGGGGTTGATATGTCTGATTTCATCCACCGGATCTTTGGGAACCGCCGGTCAGATCAACTACTCGTCTACCAAGGCAGCGGTTTCGGTCATGCCCAAAGTCATCACCGCCGAATTTTTCCGGCGGGGAGTTGCCGACCGCATCCGTTGTGTGGCCGTGGCACCGGGCTATGTGGCGACCCCCCTTATCGAGGGGATGAACGAGAAGGCGCTATCCCGCATTCTGGATAATGTCCCCATCGGACGATTGGTCGAACCGGATGAAATTGCCTCCCTGGTTGGCGAGCTATACCGCAACGAAGCGCTTACCGGCGATGTCTATTTCATCCATGGCGGTCTGCGATTAGGTTCAAAGGGATAG
- a CDS encoding IS1380 family transposase — translation MKKNIRKKLAKRKRKIEKRTKKRNWDNQSKPMMAGRNICYDVDGRHQAIAYGGIGAIHQLAAKTGLINEVDACVTLLKRHLPYHESDHILNIAYNYLAGGSCLQDIELLRNDEGWLNALGAQIIPDPTTAGDFLRRFTEPDIGAFMEAKNTVRKKIWQIQPARFLREAVINVDGTICATDGQCKQGMDISYNGQWGYHPLVISLHNTREPLFIVNRSGNVASHHDCSPWIDQSLDLVGNCFQKVQLRGDTDFSLTSHFDKWDRQCTFIFGMDAMPNLKKLADRLGAYDWQPLEKRPHRQVKTYQRRTPENVKQQVVKKRQFKKIVTTAEDIAECEYRPVKCKKTYRLIILRKTLDVVRGEMNLFEDVRYFFYITNDRKRSANQMIHFYRARSDHENDIEQLKNGVKALTPASDTLLSNWALMTIASLAWDLKAWFGLLLSYRPLGLSVVRMEFKRFINTFMRIPCLVVRTGRRICYRIVGYNDKLAHVIKFSDKMKSFGFT, via the coding sequence GTGAAGAAAAATATCCGCAAAAAATTGGCCAAACGCAAGCGAAAAATAGAAAAACGCACCAAAAAAAGAAACTGGGACAATCAGTCCAAGCCGATGATGGCGGGGCGTAATATCTGCTACGATGTCGACGGACGCCATCAGGCAATCGCTTATGGCGGTATCGGGGCCATTCATCAGCTGGCGGCCAAAACTGGCTTGATCAATGAAGTCGATGCTTGCGTTACATTGCTTAAACGTCATTTGCCGTATCATGAATCGGATCATATCCTGAATATCGCCTACAATTACCTGGCCGGTGGAAGCTGTTTGCAGGATATCGAACTGCTGCGCAACGATGAGGGTTGGCTCAATGCATTGGGCGCTCAGATCATTCCCGATCCCACCACAGCGGGTGATTTCTTAAGACGTTTTACCGAACCGGACATCGGCGCGTTTATGGAAGCCAAAAACACGGTCCGAAAGAAAATCTGGCAAATACAGCCGGCAAGGTTTTTGCGCGAGGCCGTCATCAACGTGGATGGCACCATCTGTGCCACTGACGGCCAGTGCAAGCAGGGCATGGACATCTCCTACAATGGTCAATGGGGATATCACCCACTGGTCATTTCGTTGCATAACACCCGCGAACCCCTATTTATCGTCAACCGATCAGGCAATGTCGCTTCCCATCATGATTGTTCCCCATGGATCGATCAAAGCCTGGACCTGGTCGGCAACTGCTTCCAAAAGGTGCAGTTGCGAGGGGATACCGACTTCAGTCTTACCAGCCATTTTGACAAGTGGGACCGCCAGTGCACGTTTATTTTCGGCATGGATGCGATGCCCAATCTGAAAAAACTCGCTGACCGACTCGGTGCATACGATTGGCAGCCGCTTGAAAAACGCCCCCACCGGCAGGTCAAAACATACCAAAGGCGCACGCCCGAAAATGTCAAACAGCAGGTGGTCAAAAAACGTCAGTTCAAAAAAATCGTCACTACAGCAGAAGACATCGCCGAATGCGAATACCGGCCGGTCAAATGCAAAAAGACCTATCGGTTGATAATTTTGCGCAAAACCCTCGACGTGGTCCGCGGGGAGATGAATCTGTTCGAAGATGTGCGCTACTTTTTCTACATCACCAATGATCGGAAACGTTCCGCCAACCAAATGATCCACTTTTACCGCGCCCGCAGCGACCATGAAAATGACATCGAACAATTGAAAAATGGCGTTAAGGCGCTTACCCCGGCCTCCGATACGCTGTTGTCCAATTGGGCGCTGATGACCATTGCCTCGCTGGCTTGGGATTTGAAGGCCTGGTTTGGCCTGCTGCTATCTTATCGTCCCTTAGGCTTGTCGGTGGTGCGGATGGAATTTAAACGATTCATCAACACCTTTATGCGTATCCCCTGTCTGGTCGTCCGAACCGGTCGGCGGATCTGTTACCGAATCGTGGGATACAACGACAAGCTTGCCCATGTGATCAAATTTTCTGACAAAATGAAGTCGTTCGGGTTCACGTAG
- a CDS encoding DUF4037 domain-containing protein: MKGLKLAEEYFRVHGTKMIEKKFPDYQNRIAAGLVGEGSECYGFDDQISRDHDWGPGFCLWLTKEDYKTIGQKLEVEYQNLVHIFKGFKRIPSQWGSGRVGVHEIGAFYQRFIGSPKAPDTLEKWLYLPEEYLSKCCNGRVFADPLGEFTRIRSELLKFYPEDIRLIKIAARCMSCAQSGQYNFMRSVKRRQFFAVLYAEKRFCSDIMSLVFLLNRRYTPFYKWRHPAVRLLPILGEFLYENIGLMIATHDYKKKSEIIEVICAQVIRELRKCGLSHSSSDFMLDHGPIIHAGIQDSNLRKRDVWLG, translated from the coding sequence GTGAAGGGGTTAAAGCTGGCAGAAGAATATTTTAGGGTCCATGGAACTAAAATGATAGAAAAAAAGTTTCCGGATTACCAAAATCGTATTGCGGCTGGTCTGGTAGGAGAAGGTTCGGAATGTTACGGCTTTGATGACCAAATATCCAGGGACCATGATTGGGGACCTGGATTCTGCTTATGGTTGACGAAAGAAGATTATAAAACCATAGGACAAAAACTTGAAGTGGAGTATCAAAATCTGGTTCATATTTTCAAGGGCTTTAAGCGTATTCCGAGTCAATGGGGCAGCGGTCGGGTGGGGGTACATGAGATCGGGGCTTTTTATCAGAGATTTATTGGAAGCCCCAAGGCTCCTGATACGCTCGAAAAATGGCTCTATCTGCCTGAAGAATATTTGTCTAAATGCTGCAATGGGAGGGTCTTTGCCGATCCTTTAGGAGAATTTACAAGGATTAGAAGCGAGCTTTTAAAATTCTATCCGGAGGATATACGACTGATAAAAATTGCTGCCAGATGCATGAGCTGTGCCCAGTCAGGTCAATATAATTTCATGCGTTCGGTGAAACGCAGGCAGTTCTTTGCCGTCCTTTATGCGGAAAAAAGATTTTGCTCAGATATCATGTCGCTGGTTTTTCTGCTAAACAGGCGCTACACCCCGTTTTATAAATGGCGACATCCTGCAGTTCGTCTGCTCCCGATTCTGGGAGAGTTCCTGTATGAAAATATCGGGCTTATGATTGCAACCCATGATTATAAAAAGAAAAGTGAAATTATCGAGGTCATTTGCGCCCAGGTGATCAGGGAGTTGCGTAAATGTGGGCTAAGCCATTCATCCAGCGATTTTATGCTTGATCATGGTCCTATTATCCATGCCGGGATACAGGATAGTAACCTAAGGAAAAGAGATGTGTGGCTCGGATAG
- a CDS encoding class I adenylate-forming enzyme family protein, with protein MKWSVGKIISKRAVLTPDRTAVIYEDTPITYGALNDEVNRVCNFFQEKGLRKGDRIAVDMLNCPQLLVCYFAAAKLGLIFVPLIYRLMPRELEYQINRCGARLLIFHDDVLKNIEKIRSSVCVEEDKFIFFKSNSVGSPDCPGWAIDYYQSISGRLSSEPVIEEQIDLEDPLAILYTSGVTGDPKGAVISHGQNYFKSFHIIDYTDMRKDDVILCHIPLCHSGGLCVAATPCLCRGATLVLRTKFDPVLFALDIEKYKATIVVAFVTMLRFVLQAGILDKVDVSSVRVLFGGAEVTTKGFLNELAGKGLHLLTGYGQTENSSMVLMPKDALRRKQDSCGLPNFFSEVWIQNEKGEKLAPFEVGEIVATGPNVMSCYWDAPEETKNTIVDGVLHTGDQGYTDEEGFLYMVDRIKNMYRSGGENVYPAEVERILLGHPKIENVAIIGVPDETWGETGKAYIVCREGETPTKEDIINFLNEKVAKYKVPKHIEFIDSLPLTASGKLRKSILEEMHFNPKTTEKGDN; from the coding sequence ATGAAATGGAGCGTCGGAAAAATAATAAGTAAAAGAGCGGTGCTTACTCCTGACAGAACGGCTGTTATTTATGAAGATACGCCTATTACATACGGTGCTTTGAATGATGAAGTAAACAGAGTATGCAATTTTTTTCAGGAGAAGGGACTTCGCAAGGGGGATCGTATCGCTGTTGACATGTTAAATTGTCCTCAATTGCTGGTATGCTATTTTGCTGCAGCCAAGCTTGGGCTCATTTTTGTTCCCCTGATTTATAGACTCATGCCGCGAGAGCTGGAATACCAAATCAATAGATGTGGCGCTCGTCTGCTTATATTTCATGATGACGTTTTAAAGAACATTGAGAAGATTCGATCTTCGGTATGCGTGGAAGAAGATAAGTTTATTTTCTTTAAAAGCAACAGTGTCGGAAGTCCTGACTGTCCAGGTTGGGCGATTGACTATTACCAAAGTATAAGTGGACGCTTAAGTTCTGAACCAGTAATTGAGGAGCAGATAGACCTGGAAGATCCCCTTGCGATTCTTTATACATCCGGTGTTACAGGAGATCCAAAAGGCGCCGTTATATCACATGGCCAGAACTATTTTAAGAGCTTTCACATTATAGACTACACTGACATGAGAAAAGATGATGTGATTTTATGTCATATTCCTCTTTGTCACTCCGGTGGACTTTGCGTGGCGGCTACACCTTGTCTTTGCCGTGGCGCAACTCTTGTTTTGAGAACGAAGTTTGATCCAGTGCTGTTTGCCTTGGACATTGAAAAATACAAAGCTACAATAGTGGTTGCTTTTGTTACAATGCTTAGGTTCGTACTTCAAGCAGGAATTCTTGATAAAGTCGATGTCAGTAGTGTTCGGGTTTTGTTTGGAGGAGCCGAGGTAACAACGAAAGGGTTTCTTAATGAACTTGCTGGAAAAGGACTTCATCTGCTCACCGGCTATGGTCAGACTGAAAATTCTTCCATGGTCTTGATGCCGAAAGATGCTTTAAGAAGAAAACAGGACTCATGTGGGCTTCCAAATTTTTTCAGCGAAGTATGGATACAAAACGAAAAGGGGGAAAAACTCGCTCCTTTTGAGGTCGGTGAGATAGTGGCAACAGGTCCGAACGTTATGAGTTGCTACTGGGATGCGCCCGAAGAGACAAAAAATACGATTGTTGATGGTGTGCTTCACACTGGCGATCAGGGATACACTGACGAGGAAGGTTTTTTATATATGGTTGATCGTATAAAAAATATGTACAGGAGTGGTGGGGAAAACGTATATCCTGCGGAAGTGGAGAGAATTCTATTAGGCCATCCTAAGATCGAGAATGTAGCGATTATCGGAGTGCCGGATGAAACCTGGGGTGAGACGGGGAAAGCTTATATCGTTTGTCGTGAAGGAGAAACACCTACAAAAGAAGATATTATCAACTTTCTAAATGAAAAAGTAGCTAAATACAAAGTTCCAAAACATATCGAATTCATAGATTCACTACCCCTAACAGCGAGTGGAAAGTTAAGAAAATCAATTCTTGAAGAAATGCATTTCAATCCAAAAACGACAGAAAAAGGGGACAATTAA
- a CDS encoding NAD-dependent deacylase, which translates to MVNRDKIFEASAMIRHSRRVVGFTGAGVSEESGISTFRDPNGLWNRYSGGASGGIMGILKRHPEAANELFSEMLQTFKSCAPNPGHYAFADLEKMGYLKSIITQNGDNLHQDAGSLKVFELHGNLFRFRCLDCAQKKHFPKDELFSFVENILLNIKQFSIAWVMPYLPSCECGGKMRPDIVTFGESVHQLDEATEEVCKCDLMLISGTSGMVYPAAALPVDAKKNGAKLIEINPNESTLTARCDLFLPGKTGEILPEIVKEIQEMRE; encoded by the coding sequence ATGGTGAACCGTGATAAAATTTTTGAAGCGTCGGCAATGATCCGTCACTCGAGGCGGGTTGTGGGTTTTACCGGTGCTGGCGTGTCCGAGGAGAGCGGCATATCCACCTTTCGTGATCCGAATGGTTTGTGGAATCGGTATTCCGGAGGCGCTTCAGGTGGGATAATGGGAATCTTGAAAAGACATCCGGAGGCAGCGAACGAATTATTTTCAGAAATGCTTCAAACATTCAAAAGTTGCGCACCAAATCCGGGCCATTATGCCTTTGCCGATCTCGAAAAGATGGGATATCTTAAATCTATTATCACGCAGAATGGTGATAACCTCCACCAGGATGCGGGAAGTTTAAAGGTGTTTGAGCTTCACGGCAATCTGTTTCGATTCAGATGTCTTGATTGTGCTCAAAAAAAGCATTTTCCTAAGGATGAACTTTTTTCCTTTGTTGAGAATATCCTGTTGAATATAAAACAATTTTCCATAGCGTGGGTGATGCCATATCTTCCTTCTTGTGAATGTGGCGGTAAAATGAGGCCGGATATAGTGACTTTTGGTGAATCTGTTCATCAGCTTGATGAAGCAACTGAGGAAGTGTGTAAGTGCGACTTGATGCTTATTTCAGGAACATCCGGTATGGTATACCCGGCGGCGGCTCTTCCAGTCGACGCTAAGAAAAATGGCGCAAAGCTCATAGAAATCAATCCGAACGAAAGTACACTGACCGCTCGATGTGATCTTTTCCTTCCTGGTAAGACCGGAGAAATATTACCTGAAATTGTAAAAGAGATACAAGAGATGAGGGAATGA
- a CDS encoding PaaI family thioesterase translates to MGTEDFSALKDLIENKIPFNRFIGVRVSSLDRGKCKLYLPYRSELLGDSRRKAIHGGVLSMLIDTCGGFAVWSMCDIDVLIATIDLRVDYLKPVIATGLVADGIVKLLGNRIGNAHIVVYSEGNPDCVVAEGRGVYNVRMG, encoded by the coding sequence ATGGGTACGGAAGATTTTAGTGCGCTGAAGGATTTAATTGAAAACAAAATCCCTTTCAACCGTTTTATTGGAGTCAGGGTGAGCTCTTTGGATCGTGGCAAGTGTAAACTGTATCTCCCTTATAGGTCCGAACTGCTTGGCGATAGCCGGCGAAAAGCTATCCATGGGGGTGTATTGTCTATGTTAATTGATACTTGCGGTGGATTCGCTGTCTGGTCAATGTGTGATATCGATGTACTTATTGCTACTATTGACCTGCGTGTTGATTATCTCAAACCGGTGATTGCCACGGGTTTGGTTGCAGATGGAATTGTCAAACTGCTTGGCAATCGAATTGGTAACGCCCATATCGTAGTCTATTCTGAGGGGAATCCTGATTGTGTAGTTGCTGAGGGACGAGGTGTTTATAATGTTCGTATGGGTTAA
- a CDS encoding IS1595 family transposase, protein MNTFIIREDFPKSEIEFDKRFSDIEKCYDYLLQTIWPDGFSCKLCGHTKYWISAKHIYICTRCEHQHSLTAGTIMDSSKKPLTYWFKAMWWFTTRKSGLNAVDLQELLGLGSYGTAWSWLQKLRRCTIRKDREKLSGRVEVDEFYIGGKASGKRGRGAESKTTVIAAVERDDQKRVIGRIRLKVIPDCSSMSLTTFIESNIEPGSTIVTDAWRSYQSIDKERYTHVERNLTKTSDKDSVLYGVHLVATLVKRLIRSTHQCRFEPRYLQNYLDEYVFRFNRRKSANIGKKFMRIIQQAVVTAKSTLEDILLDGYFAEKKLSLGLYG, encoded by the coding sequence ATGAACACATTCATCATAAGGGAAGACTTCCCAAAATCCGAAATCGAGTTTGATAAGCGCTTTTCAGATATCGAAAAATGCTACGATTACCTTTTACAAACCATCTGGCCTGATGGATTCAGTTGCAAATTATGTGGCCATACAAAATACTGGATCAGCGCTAAACACATTTATATCTGCACCCGGTGTGAACACCAGCACTCGCTTACAGCCGGTACGATTATGGATAGTTCAAAAAAGCCCCTTACGTACTGGTTCAAGGCCATGTGGTGGTTCACCACCCGAAAGTCCGGGCTGAACGCTGTCGATCTGCAAGAACTTCTTGGCCTTGGTAGTTACGGTACTGCTTGGTCATGGCTACAAAAACTCAGGCGTTGCACCATCCGGAAAGACCGGGAGAAGCTATCCGGACGGGTTGAAGTCGATGAGTTCTACATCGGCGGCAAAGCATCCGGCAAACGGGGGCGCGGTGCAGAAAGCAAAACCACCGTGATCGCCGCTGTAGAAAGGGATGACCAGAAAAGGGTGATTGGCCGTATCCGTCTAAAGGTCATCCCGGATTGTTCGAGTATGTCACTGACTACATTCATCGAGTCAAATATCGAACCGGGCAGCACCATCGTTACCGATGCCTGGCGTTCATACCAGTCTATTGACAAAGAGCGTTATACGCATGTTGAACGGAACCTAACCAAAACGTCTGACAAAGATAGTGTGTTGTACGGTGTTCATTTGGTCGCCACCTTGGTCAAACGATTGATTCGCAGTACCCATCAGTGCCGGTTTGAACCTCGCTATCTACAGAATTATCTGGACGAGTATGTTTTTCGATTCAATCGGAGAAAATCCGCCAACATTGGTAAAAAATTCATGCGTATCATTCAACAGGCCGTGGTGACAGCAAAGAGTACTCTTGAAGACATCCTGCTTGATGGGTACTTTGCTGAGAAAAAATTGTCACTTGGCCTTTACGGATAA
- a CDS encoding thiolase C-terminal domain-containing protein: MSRVSIIGAYNTKFGAFVEKNRETGEVKDTKSFYDLIIEAGRGAIEDAGLHPSDIDGIWIGSCSPSMFINQEHVGPLGLEVAPEFLRFVPTTRTEGACASSSVALYNAIFGIESGRFRRVLVIGVEKMSLLSTPDVTHALACSSYWPKEGAAGVTFPGLFAEYAKGYMAHYGYNLEELQRMFAAVSALSYRNGIENPLAHFSKGGPADRLKLFTPESILELPESGKGSNPVIAPPLRLHDCSLISDGAAAVILAPTDEARSLSQRAVEIAGIGMTTERLAESVRPNMHELIAGKRAVSQSFKEAGITIDDVDLAEVHDCFSINHILTTEALGLSADGRAGWDYLDGRFTADDRCPVNLSGGLKSKGHPVGATGCSMHALAYKQLVGESIGMAPATKVPEVAVVFNVGGSAATNCVTTLKRI; encoded by the coding sequence ATGAGTCGTGTCAGCATCATCGGTGCCTACAACACGAAGTTCGGGGCATTTGTGGAAAAAAACCGGGAAACCGGAGAAGTGAAGGATACCAAGTCGTTTTACGACCTGATCATCGAAGCCGGTAGAGGCGCCATTGAAGATGCGGGTCTGCACCCGTCCGACATCGATGGTATTTGGATCGGTTCCTGCTCACCGTCCATGTTTATCAACCAAGAGCACGTTGGGCCCCTGGGCCTGGAAGTCGCACCTGAGTTTCTCCGGTTCGTTCCAACCACTCGCACTGAAGGGGCCTGTGCTTCGTCATCCGTGGCCCTCTATAATGCCATCTTTGGCATTGAGTCCGGCCGCTTTCGTCGAGTTCTCGTCATCGGTGTGGAAAAGATGAGCCTACTCTCAACACCGGACGTCACTCATGCCCTGGCCTGCTCTTCCTATTGGCCTAAAGAGGGCGCAGCAGGCGTAACCTTTCCGGGGTTGTTTGCCGAGTACGCCAAAGGTTACATGGCCCATTACGGGTATAACCTGGAAGAGCTGCAGAGAATGTTTGCGGCGGTCTCGGCGCTTTCTTATCGAAATGGTATCGAAAACCCACTGGCCCATTTCAGCAAGGGGGGGCCGGCGGATCGGCTCAAGCTGTTTACGCCTGAATCCATATTGGAGCTACCGGAATCCGGGAAAGGCAGTAATCCTGTAATTGCCCCGCCATTGCGTCTTCACGACTGCTCTCTGATATCAGATGGCGCTGCGGCAGTAATCCTGGCACCCACAGATGAGGCCCGATCCCTCAGCCAGCGAGCAGTGGAAATTGCCGGCATCGGCATGACTACGGAGCGGCTTGCGGAAAGCGTGCGGCCGAATATGCATGAACTGATTGCAGGGAAGCGGGCGGTTAGCCAGTCCTTCAAAGAGGCAGGAATTACCATCGATGATGTTGATCTGGCCGAAGTTCACGATTGCTTCTCCATCAATCACATCCTAACCACCGAAGCGTTAGGGCTTTCAGCAGACGGCCGCGCCGGGTGGGACTACCTTGACGGCCGATTTACCGCCGATGATCGGTGCCCGGTCAACCTGTCGGGCGGGCTTAAATCCAAAGGCCACCCTGTTGGTGCGACGGGGTGTTCCATGCATGCCCTGGCCTACAAACAACTGGTCGGAGAATCTATCGGTATGGCACCAGCCACCAAAGTGCCGGAAGTTGCCGTCGTCTTTAATGTTGGGGGTTCTGCCGCCACAAACTGTGTAACGACACTGAAGAGGATTTGA
- a CDS encoding DUF4258 domain-containing protein — protein MIMALENDAPKIEWIREKAKASDYHISEHIVRYFMVKKVTIREIEDAIANGRIIETHRHPARGVSALVLGYAGEKPIHVMCADDQHGWLLILFTYVPGSKMWKDPVNRIEHGGKRMGEKLNKCFFCGGMIEQVQVGNFDYRLEGQLYVVKDIPAGLCVQCGEKYITAKASKKINSLIEDERFVGTEDVFVLKYE, from the coding sequence ATGATTATGGCTTTAGAAAATGATGCGCCAAAGATTGAATGGATAAGGGAAAAGGCGAAGGCATCCGATTATCATATCTCCGAACATATTGTCAGGTACTTTATGGTAAAAAAGGTAACGATAAGGGAGATTGAGGATGCCATCGCAAACGGCAGGATCATCGAAACGCACAGGCACCCAGCAAGGGGAGTCAGCGCTCTGGTGCTAGGCTATGCTGGAGAAAAACCGATCCATGTTATGTGCGCTGATGATCAACACGGTTGGTTGCTTATTCTTTTTACTTATGTTCCCGGTAGTAAGATGTGGAAAGATCCTGTCAACCGAATTGAACATGGAGGTAAGAGAATGGGGGAAAAGTTAAACAAGTGTTTCTTTTGCGGCGGTATGATAGAGCAAGTACAGGTAGGAAATTTCGACTATCGTCTGGAAGGACAGCTTTATGTGGTCAAGGATATTCCTGCCGGTCTGTGTGTGCAATGCGGTGAAAAATATATTACCGCTAAGGCTTCGAAAAAAATCAACTCTCTTATAGAGGATGAAAGGTTTGTTGGAACTGAAGATGTTTTTGTATTGAAGTATGAGTAA
- a CDS encoding NAD-dependent epimerase/dehydratase family protein codes for MKNILIIGGSYFAGRIFVEELLREKEYNVFVYNRGNIPLRKEGVTELVGDRNNADRIKQVIPDKQWDALVDFCAYTPDEIETVLNSLPGTLQHYIFISTTTVNQNVLDLPIKEDASKLVGPQSELGPYADYGYNKWMTECRLNKLCEEKGVLCTSLRPAIIYGEYNYAPRETYFFDLIRDHKTVILPDNELPLYSFVYVVDLAKIIIKALCNPGVFGRAFNISAPELVSYKRMIEVFEEIIGKKINTSQMSMVDINRKKIPLPFPLDNHLIYSGVGIQNLLGFEYTPFVKGMRRTYEYYLLVQKHRKRSK; via the coding sequence ATGAAAAATATATTAATTATCGGCGGCAGTTATTTTGCAGGCAGAATTTTTGTAGAAGAGCTTTTAAGGGAAAAAGAATACAATGTTTTTGTCTATAACCGCGGTAATATACCTTTAAGAAAAGAGGGTGTCACGGAGCTGGTCGGGGATAGAAATAATGCCGACCGGATCAAACAGGTGATACCGGACAAACAATGGGATGCTCTGGTTGATTTTTGTGCTTATACACCGGATGAGATTGAAACCGTTTTAAATTCTCTTCCCGGCACCCTGCAACATTATATATTTATCAGCACCACCACGGTTAATCAGAACGTTCTTGATCTGCCCATCAAGGAAGATGCTTCAAAACTTGTCGGCCCTCAGTCCGAACTGGGTCCTTATGCTGATTATGGGTATAACAAATGGATGACTGAGTGCAGGTTGAATAAATTATGCGAAGAAAAAGGTGTATTATGCACGTCATTACGCCCGGCTATTATTTACGGTGAATATAATTACGCTCCCCGTGAAACATACTTTTTTGATCTTATCAGGGATCACAAAACAGTCATTTTACCGGATAATGAGCTGCCCCTCTACAGCTTTGTTTATGTTGTTGATCTTGCCAAAATTATTATTAAAGCGCTTTGTAACCCAGGGGTATTTGGCCGAGCTTTCAACATATCAGCCCCGGAACTTGTTTCATATAAAAGGATGATAGAAGTTTTTGAGGAGATAATCGGAAAAAAAATTAACACCAGCCAAATGAGCATGGTAGATATCAATAGAAAAAAGATTCCTTTGCCTTTTCCATTAGACAATCACCTGATCTATTCAGGCGTTGGCATACAAAATCTCCTTGGATTTGAATATACCCCTTTTGTCAAAGGTATGAGAAGGACTTATGAATATTATCTGCTTGTGCAAAAACACCGAAAGCGTTCCAAGTAA
- a CDS encoding aminopeptidase P family N-terminal domain-containing protein, whose amino-acid sequence MEDGAYAQTNRETSKSYGHGTDRYFILIDPINQYYFSGSAQHQIMVIPIEKDPVLWVVLSFERAQSDSWVTDVREASSLSNIFKLMADYRQNLFF is encoded by the coding sequence ATAGAAGATGGAGCGTATGCGCAGACGAATAGAGAAACTTCAAAATCTTATGGACACGGAACGGATCGATATTTTATCCTTATCGATCCGATTAACCAGTATTATTTTTCGGGGAGCGCTCAGCATCAGATAATGGTGATACCGATTGAAAAAGATCCTGTCTTATGGGTGGTCCTCAGTTTTGAAAGAGCGCAGTCTGATTCATGGGTAACTGATGTCAGAGAGGCGTCTTCACTGTCGAATATATTTAAGCTGATGGCCGATTACAGACAGAACCTATTTTTTTAA
- a CDS encoding M24 family metallopeptidase encodes MTDRTYFFKSPSPELKRAYDVAYEFMEVFKENAKQNTVRIGDVVRKAADVVTKNGLADNFMGCPPNSSFRLSGKPKLFRV; translated from the coding sequence ATTACAGACAGAACCTATTTTTTTAAGTCTCCAAGTCCCGAACTAAAGCGGGCGTACGATGTCGCCTATGAATTTATGGAAGTATTCAAAGAAAATGCAAAGCAGAATACCGTACGAATTGGTGACGTCGTGCGCAAGGCTGCCGATGTGGTCACAAAGAATGGTCTTGCCGACAACTTTATGGGGTGTCCGCCAAATTCCAGTTTCCGGTTATCTGGAAAGCCCAAGTTGTTCAGGGTGTGA